In the Arthrobacter sp. CDRTa11 genome, GGCGCTCCCGGGACGCTGGCCAGGAACCCTGCATGGCCGGAGGTGACCACGGCCCGCATCATGTCCGCCAGTGCCGCAGCTTCCTCCTTGGTGATGGGCTTGTCGGATGCCTTGGACGGCGCCTCGGGCGTAACAGTCGACGTCGGCTGCCCGGCTTCAGCGCTCGGCTCGCCGGCAGTGTCGGCGGCGGGAGCACCGGCGTCGGGGTTCAGGACGAGCTGCGGTGAAACCGGCGCCCCCTTGGCCACTGATCCGGCCATCATGGCAGCGGCCAGCGGTGACAGCAGGACCTTGCCCTGCCCGATCATGGAGGCTGCATGTTCGGTGCCTGCAGCCTCACCTGGGACCGAGCCGAGGAAGGCATCCGCGCCAAGGGTGGGGGCTTCCACCGCCACTCCCATGGCCATTGCGGCAGCTTCTAGCTGCGCCTGGGTGACGTTGTCACGGGCCGCGATGAACGCCGTGTTGCAGGAGTGGGCAAAGGCATCGCGGAGCGTGACGGAGCCCAGTGAGCCGGCGGGATAGCCCTCGGCGTTCTTGAAGGTCCGGCCATCGACGGTGAGCGTAGGTGTGCACTCCACTTTTGAATCCGGAGTCATGCCGTTGCGGAGCATGGCCAACGAATCGATCATCTTGAAGGTGGACCCAGGGGCGTACTGGCCCAGCATCGCTGTGTTGTAGCCGTTGCTGCCGGGCCCGGAGGCGGCCGCCAGGACGGCACCTGAGGAGGGACGGACGGCAACGATGGCCGACGCCGGGCCCACCTTCGCCAGGACGGTTTCCGCCAGAGCCTGCAGGTTCGGATCAAGGGTGGTCTTCAACGGCGTGCCAGGTGTGGGCGCCACCTCGAAAACAACCCGCCGGGGATCGGGGCGGGCGGCTTGGATCTCCTCCTGCGTGAGGCCGGCGCGCTGGGCCCGGATCACTACCGCATCCGTGCCGCGGAGTTGGGCGTCGTACTGCTGCTGCAGTCCCCCTGTGCCAGTCACGTCACCGGCGGTCAGGGCGCCGTCGGATGCTTCAATCTGTTCGGCATTAGCCTCGCCGACAGAACCAAGCACTGCCCGCGCGAAGGTGCGGCTGGGCGCGAGCGGCAGGGTTGCCGGGATGGCCCGGGCGCCGGGTATCGCGGCGATCTGCTGGTCGGTGATGGTGCGGCCCTCCTCACGAAGGGTGATCGCCGAAACGAAGGCCTCGGGGCCGGAAGCGGCCACCTGCTGAGCGAAGGCGGCGGGATCCACGCCCACCAGTTCCGCCAGCTTCGTCGCCGACGCCGCAGGGTCTGCTGATCCCAGCTGGGGCTTGTCAATGCCGACATTAACCACGGGGCGGTACGTGACCAGCTTGGCGTCACCGGCGCCCAGAATGTCCGCTCGCGGCGGGGACTGGGAGTCCTTGGTGAGGATTTCGCCGTCGGCCAGGCCCGGCACCAATGCGGCAGGCTCCCACGCCGTCAGCCACCTATCGCCCGACTTGTTGAGTTTGGCGGAGACTGTGTACTTCCACTCAGCGCCACTGATCTTCCAGGTGTAGTTCAGCGGAACGGCGGCGGTATCGCCCTCCACCGTCACCTCACCGGCTTCAACCGCCGGCTTCTCCGGATCGAGTGCTTTGAAAACCTCAAGGAGCTGCTCGTTGGCGGCCGCGGAGTCCTTTCCGTCAAAGGCAACGGAGCCGACGTCGAGCGCGGAAACTGCCGCCGCAAGCTGCCCGGCGGCGTCCCTCGCACCGGCTTTGCCGTCGTCGCACGCAACCAAGGAGGTGCCGAGAATAAGTCCAATGATGGCAAGTGTCAGTTTTTTTGAGTTCCCCACCCGCGCTATTATGCCCCGTTTCTGCAGGGCTTCGGACCGGGCGAACCTGTTGGTCCGCGTTGGGAGGTTCTCAACCCAGGCGGGCGGCATCCTGGGCATCATCGTAGGCATCACGTGCATCCAGGATGGTGGGCACGTTGTCCTCGGCCCAGCGGCGAAGCGCAATGAGGGGTTCCAGGAGGGAGCGGCCCAAGGCGGTCAGTTCGTAGTCCACCCGGGGAGGGACCTGGGCAAAAACCTGCCTGGTGATCAGACCGTCCCGCTCGAGGGTCCGGAGCGTCTGCGTCAGAACCTTGGGTGTGACAAAGTAGACCATTTTCCTCAGTTCAGAGAACCTGACCGGGCCGTCCGCCAAAACCTGGATGACCAGGGAAGCCCACTTGTCCCCGATGCGCTGAAAGACCACACGGGAGGGACAGTCCGGCTCAAATACGTCAAAGGCGGGAGAGCTGTAGGCGCGGGAGTTGGAGGCGGGGGAGTTGGCGGCAGCGGCCCCGGTCTGCATGGTTTCCATGGGGTAACTGAGTTCCTTTGAAGCTATCAGTATCCACTGGATACTTTGGACCTCGTCAGCGTAGCAACCACGAAGGAGAATCATGAAAATTGCAGTTTATGGAGCCACGGGCATGATCGGCAGCCAGATCGTCAATGAGTCATTGACCCGCGGCCATCAGGTAACGGCCATCTCCCGCTCGGGCGCGGACGTGTCCGGCGCAGAATCTGTCGCAGCCCACCTCGCAGACGAAAGCACCTTCGCGGAAATCGCCAAGGATCACGACGCCGTTGTCCTCGCTACGGGACCCAGCCGCACCGGCGGGGACCACGGCGAATGGCTCGCAGCGATGGATACCGCGTACAGCAACGCTGAAGGGACCCGCCTCCTCATTGTGGGCGGCGCCGGCTCCCTGGAGATCGATGGCGTTCGGCTGGTCGATTCACCCGACTTTCCCGAAGCCTACAAAGCAGAGGCACTAACCCACGCAGCCGCCCTCAATGCTGTCCGGAAGGCTTCCGAGTCCCTGGACTGGACGGTATTTGCCCCGGCTCCCCTCATCCAGCCGGGCGAACGCACTGGCACGTATGTCACTGCCAAGGATTCCCCTGCAGGTGGCAGCATCTCCAGCCAGGACTATGCCGTTGCATTGCTCGATGAGATCGAAACGCCTGCCCACCGCCGGGCACGCTTCACCGCCGCAAACTAGTACGCACA is a window encoding:
- a CDS encoding penicillin-binding transpeptidase domain-containing protein — its product is MGNSKKLTLAIIGLILGTSLVACDDGKAGARDAAGQLAAAVSALDVGSVAFDGKDSAAANEQLLEVFKALDPEKPAVEAGEVTVEGDTAAVPLNYTWKISGAEWKYTVSAKLNKSGDRWLTAWEPAALVPGLADGEILTKDSQSPPRADILGAGDAKLVTYRPVVNVGIDKPQLGSADPAASATKLAELVGVDPAAFAQQVAASGPEAFVSAITLREEGRTITDQQIAAIPGARAIPATLPLAPSRTFARAVLGSVGEANAEQIEASDGALTAGDVTGTGGLQQQYDAQLRGTDAVVIRAQRAGLTQEEIQAARPDPRRVVFEVAPTPGTPLKTTLDPNLQALAETVLAKVGPASAIVAVRPSSGAVLAAASGPGSNGYNTAMLGQYAPGSTFKMIDSLAMLRNGMTPDSKVECTPTLTVDGRTFKNAEGYPAGSLGSVTLRDAFAHSCNTAFIAARDNVTQAQLEAAAMAMGVAVEAPTLGADAFLGSVPGEAAGTEHAASMIGQGKVLLSPLAAAMMAGSVAKGAPVSPQLVLNPDAGAPAADTAGEPSAEAGQPTSTVTPEAPSKASDKPITKEEAAALADMMRAVVTSGHAGFLASVPGAPVAAKTGTAEFGNENPPKTHAWIVAVHGDLAVAVFVEDGGLGATTSGPLLKEFLTAAG
- a CDS encoding winged helix-turn-helix transcriptional regulator — encoded protein: MQTGAAAANSPASNSRAYSSPAFDVFEPDCPSRVVFQRIGDKWASLVIQVLADGPVRFSELRKMVYFVTPKVLTQTLRTLERDGLITRQVFAQVPPRVDYELTALGRSLLEPLIALRRWAEDNVPTILDARDAYDDAQDAARLG
- a CDS encoding NAD(P)-dependent oxidoreductase, producing MKIAVYGATGMIGSQIVNESLTRGHQVTAISRSGADVSGAESVAAHLADESTFAEIAKDHDAVVLATGPSRTGGDHGEWLAAMDTAYSNAEGTRLLIVGGAGSLEIDGVRLVDSPDFPEAYKAEALTHAAALNAVRKASESLDWTVFAPAPLIQPGERTGTYVTAKDSPAGGSISSQDYAVALLDEIETPAHRRARFTAAN